A stretch of DNA from Paenibacillus albus:
TGCGGAGCTGGTAGCGGTTGGACGAGGGATGTTAAGAAATCCGTATTGGGCCTTAGAGGCTGCGGCTAAACTCGGTAAAGAAATTCAATATCCAGGCGTTTACGGGCTTGGTTTCGGAATTAAATAAACCAAATACAGGGGGCGTAACGCCGCCGTTCTACGTTGACTTAAGCGTATAACGATAACAGATCAAACAAAAAGCACTGCCCGTAAACTACGAGCAGTGCTTCTTTGTGTTTCTTGAAGAATTAGTTAGTTTGGAATAAAGCTAGCAGTACGCGATTCACGGCATCTTCCCGTGTCAGGAGCGAAATCTGCCGAACGGAATTGAAGTCCGAAATCGGAATGGCCTTCACCTCGCTGCCCGCTTGGCTAACGAATATTTCCGGCAGAATGGCGATCCCCAGATTGGATTGAATGAACCCGAGGATACTCTGTCCGAGCTCAATTTCGAAGGAGATCTGAAGCTTTGCGCCTCTTTCGACGAACTCATTCTCCACCAGCATCCGGATATCGCATCCCTCAGGCAGCATCACGAAGGCTTCGTCTTTAATCTCTTTGAAGGTTACTTCATCTCGAGCGCCGAATGAGGGATGACTTCGATTTACATAAAGTAAGAACACTTCCGTAAACACAGGGGATGAACAGAAAGAGTGAGTAATTCCGCGGTCATCAAACAAGGCGGCATCAATTGACCCGTTCTCTAAATTTTTTAACAGATCATAATAACTGTAGGACACTCGGATCTTATATTCCGATAGGTTATCCTGCTGCTTATTTCTTGCGATTCGTGAAGGCAAGTAAGCCGTCGCGATGCTAGGCCATGAACCGATATTAAGCTGGACCTTCGTTCCGTCATTAAAGGCGATCTCCCTTTTCAGCGCACCGACTTCCTCCATGATTCGTTTGCTTCGTTCATATAGGATTTGTCCAGATGTCGTTAATGACACGCCGCTTGTTGAACGAATCAATAACTGCGTTGCCAGCTCATCCTCCAAGCTTCGGATTTGCTTGCTAAGCGCAGGCTGACTAATATGCAATAATTCACTCGCCCTCGTTAAGCTCTTCAGCTCGGCCGTCCGCAGGAAAGCTTCTAACGATTCCGTTTTCATCTGTTTGGATGCCGCTCCCCTTAGAACAAAGAAATGGGCTGCATCAATGAAATTGAGACAGCCCTTGTACTGCTTATTGTTTTGATGTTAATGTGTCCAAGTTTGGCCGAAATAACCTTATCGAATTCTGCAGGTATTGCGGCCTAGCAATTTATTGATTCCGCATCGCTGCGTGAAGCCGGTAATGAAGAATGGTAAACTGCTTAATCCAAGCAGCTTCCAATATCCATCTGGAAAATAGAACAAAGAAAGAAGCAATACACCTAGAAGGATTCGAATTGTTTTATCTGCACCGCCAACATTTTTCACGACGTGATCAGCTCCCGTTAAAGTTTTGTTTGGTCTAACGGGGATTATCATATCAAGAAGCTAATCGCAATTCCGTGACTTCATCACAGAGTGGCCGCCAATGCACTCGCTCGTTATCTGGAGTGAGCCTGTGTTCCACGAAGTTTTCCCATAACCAACATGATGAGCGGAAGCCCAATAATCAGAATGGGAAATACATACCCCAGCCATACTTCATTTTTGAAATCTAACGCAATGATTAGATTGCGCGGAAGAACGGAAAGGACGAATATGGCTGGCGAAGTGAAGAAGATCATGCGCCGCCACTTCTTAAAACCAAGCAACTGAGCGGACCCGTAGCTATTGACGAATAAATACACAGCTAGCTTCACATACACGCTGAATATCCAGATAAAGACGATCCATACGTCCATGTTCTGGATGAAGCCGAGTACATTGATAAATCGCACCATGCTGAAATAAGGAAAATAAACAGAGCCTCCGATTACATTCCCGAAGGTCGCAACTACCATGGCTGCTGTCATAACCGTTAATATCGATGGAATGAGGATGGCTAACAACGCCGGCCTCAGTGCTTGCTGCGGTTTGGCTAAGAAGGGGTTCAGCATCATAAGAAGGATCGATTCCCCAAGGAACGACGCGTTTGACAGAGAGCCCTTCAGAATGGATTGCGTACCGGAATCGTAATAGACCGGCATGAGAAGCGATAGATGCAGGTTAGGCACGTTGAGTATCAATGTAATTGTAATGCTAATCAACAGCAGTGGTCCCGCCATTTCATTAAATCGACCGATCGATTCGATGCTCCCTATGTAAGTGATGAATGTTATGGCTGCCACCATACATGCAGATATGATCCAATAGGGCGTATTATGGAACAGCGTTTGTTGAATGAACTCTGCGAAGATACGCAATATATTGGACGCGACCACGTACCAGGTTGCCACATATAGGATGCTTATCAATTTGCCGACCCATTTGCCGAATAACGTCTGGCTGAGCTCGATCAAGCTTTGCGAATGGTGCTGCTGACAGACCTTTATAATGATTAAAGTTACTGCCAGACCGATAATACCCGCTAGGATGAGCGACAACCATGCATCCTGCTTTGCGGCTTGAATAGCCGGCGAAATGGTTAGCCACATGCTCATCGAAATTTCAAGCGTTAGAATGAGCCAGAACAACTGCCAATTCGATATTTTCACCATAAACGTCTCCTCTAGAGCGGAAGGGGTTTGCCGAGTTTCCCGAGGCTTTGGATATGCAAATCCACTTCTACAGCTATATCAAGCGTTGGGAAGATCTCATCCCATTGACCTTTCATTTTCTTCCAACGAATGGGATGCTCACGGTGGACTCCTTCTCCGATACCGAAGACGTCCTGCCCGTAATTGCGTTGAATGAATTGTATATCCGCTTCGATTTCTTTTTTCTTGATGGAATTGAGCTTGTGTTCAATGCTTCTGAGTACGGTGTCGTAGGATATATCGAGCTTGGACGTACTTTCAAGCAATCTGCCTTCACCTGTTAGTTTGAAGGTGACCTTGAGTTTGTTGTCTTTCATAGTCGTGCGTATCGCTCGATTTAAGTTCGATTCGTAGAAGGAGTAGCTGCCATCATCCGTTTGTATCGTCAAATACTGGTCTTTCATAACGCCCTTGATCCAATATAAGTTCAGCGAAGCATGATCCCTAATCTCTCCGACCATCTTCATGTGCTTATTAAAGATTGCCACCGATCTTACATAAAAGACTTTGTTTATCTCATTCTGATTAGAAGGGGAGATCTCAATCATCGGCATCGACGGGCGAATCCCATCACTGGTGGCATCTAACAGGACATCGCGCAGAGCAGTATCTCCGAGCCGGCAATAACGGTCTTGATCCACGGCTGCAATGGCTGAGAATTGATTGAAGGGGCTGTTGATCTCCAATGCGTCTTTACCCTCTCCGCCGTTTACCACGAAAATATCCGTTCTCATGCGCGTATCCGGATTACGTGTAAACTGGTCCATAATATCGCTTAGTCCCTTGCGCGCCAAGCTCTCGCCAATGAACACGGCTCTGCGGTGTCCGAGGAAGATCTTGCGAGGTAATTTGTCTTGGAGCTTCTGCATGGAGCTGATTATCGATGGGCCGGTCTCCGAAATGACGATATTAGCGCGCTGTCCGCCGGTTCCTTGACCTTTGGAGCTGATGAATTGGGAGGGTACCGCGATTTGAGCGCTATTTTTTATTTGTCCGTTTTCTGTCAGATCGAGTGCCGTACCGATCCAAAAGGCGTATTCATTAATTTCGTTTCGGTCCCAACAGCCAGCGAGCAGAAGGGGGAGCACGACTAAAGAAAGGGCTAATCTGACACGCTTCATCCTGTCATTTCCTCTCCTGGGCAAACCGTTTATGCATACGAACGAAAGTATCCTTCCACATTCGCGGCCCGATAGGTGCGACTGGTTTGAGATAGGGCACTCCGAATGATTTGAGCGTGACGAGATGGGCCACGATTACGCTGACCCCGATTGCGACTCCATACAAACCGAGAAATCCTCCCGCAATCAGAAGCGGAAATCGCAGAATTCGAAAAGGCAGCGCCAAGCTGTAGCTCGGGAACGCGAAAGAAGCGATACCGGTACCGGCAACGATCATTACGACCGGAGCGGAAATAAACCCAGCCTCGACGGCAGCTTGACCGATGACGAGCGCGCCGACGATACTGACTGCAGAGCCGATTGCTTTGGGCAAGCGGAGTCCCGCTTCGCGTAAGCCTTCAAACATGAGTTCCATCAACAGCGTTTCGATGACGGTAGGAAAAGGAAGTCCCTCACGCGCGGCTGCGATGCTCATCATGAGGTTCAGCGGAATCATCTGTGGATGGAAGGTTGTCAGAGCGACGTAGATAGAAGGTACAAGACCGGATGCGACAGTAAGTAATAAGCGTAATAATCGTACGATTGTCACATAGATGAACCGTTCGTAATGATCCTCTGCAGCTTGGAAACCGGACCAGAATGTCATCGGAAGCAGCAATGCATTCGGAGAACCGTCTACGATGATCGCAACACGGCCCTCCATTAAGGACGCTGCAACCGTATCCGGTCGTTCCGTATTCTGGATTTGAGGGAACAAGGAGAAAGGTTTGTCCTCTATAAGCTCTTCGATTTCCCCTGAATCTAACAGCCTCTCCGTATGAATGGTATCCAAACGTCTTCTAATTTCATTAAGCAGCTGCGGGTCGACCGTATCTTCAAGATAGGCAACGATGTATTCGGTATGGGATAGCGTACCGCCCTGGCGCGTTTCGAACTTCAGCTTTGGATTTCTTATTTTACGGCGAATCAGGCTGAGGTTCGTGCTTAACGACTCGGTAAAGCTTTCACGAGGGCCTCGAATGGATGATTCATTGGAGGGCTCAGTAATACTGCGCTGTTCATAATCGC
This window harbors:
- a CDS encoding YgaP family membrane protein; protein product: MKNVGGADKTIRILLGVLLLSLFYFPDGYWKLLGLSSLPFFITGFTQRCGINKLLGRNTCRIR
- a CDS encoding spore germination protein, whose translation is MAQADTTGSVVSTAISINFSTLQAAFQHCSDFTLRPLLISDSPSVLIAYIQELTDTVKLEAIITAAVQKHDIELFTKYEPLTSISEVVTKILNGYTAFFKEGSPQAFVANLGDYEQRSITEPSNESSIRGPRESFTESLSTNLSLIRRKIRNPKLKFETRQGGTLSHTEYIVAYLEDTVDPQLLNEIRRRLDTIHTERLLDSGEIEELIEDKPFSLFPQIQNTERPDTVAASLMEGRVAIIVDGSPNALLLPMTFWSGFQAAEDHYERFIYVTIVRLLRLLLTVASGLVPSIYVALTTFHPQMIPLNLMMSIAAAREGLPFPTVIETLLMELMFEGLREAGLRLPKAIGSAVSIVGALVIGQAAVEAGFISAPVVMIVAGTGIASFAFPSYSLALPFRILRFPLLIAGGFLGLYGVAIGVSVIVAHLVTLKSFGVPYLKPVAPIGPRMWKDTFVRMHKRFAQERK
- a CDS encoding GerAB/ArcD/ProY family transporter; translation: MVKISNWQLFWLILTLEISMSMWLTISPAIQAAKQDAWLSLILAGIIGLAVTLIIIKVCQQHHSQSLIELSQTLFGKWVGKLISILYVATWYVVASNILRIFAEFIQQTLFHNTPYWIISACMVAAITFITYIGSIESIGRFNEMAGPLLLISITITLILNVPNLHLSLLMPVYYDSGTQSILKGSLSNASFLGESILLMMLNPFLAKPQQALRPALLAILIPSILTVMTAAMVVATFGNVIGGSVYFPYFSMVRFINVLGFIQNMDVWIVFIWIFSVYVKLAVYLFVNSYGSAQLLGFKKWRRMIFFTSPAIFVLSVLPRNLIIALDFKNEVWLGYVFPILIIGLPLIMLVMGKLRGTQAHSR
- a CDS encoding Ger(x)C family spore germination protein, which encodes MKRVRLALSLVVLPLLLAGCWDRNEINEYAFWIGTALDLTENGQIKNSAQIAVPSQFISSKGQGTGGQRANIVISETGPSIISSMQKLQDKLPRKIFLGHRRAVFIGESLARKGLSDIMDQFTRNPDTRMRTDIFVVNGGEGKDALEINSPFNQFSAIAAVDQDRYCRLGDTALRDVLLDATSDGIRPSMPMIEISPSNQNEINKVFYVRSVAIFNKHMKMVGEIRDHASLNLYWIKGVMKDQYLTIQTDDGSYSFYESNLNRAIRTTMKDNKLKVTFKLTGEGRLLESTSKLDISYDTVLRSIEHKLNSIKKKEIEADIQFIQRNYGQDVFGIGEGVHREHPIRWKKMKGQWDEIFPTLDIAVEVDLHIQSLGKLGKPLPL
- a CDS encoding LysR family transcriptional regulator; this encodes MKTESLEAFLRTAELKSLTRASELLHISQPALSKQIRSLEDELATQLLIRSTSGVSLTTSGQILYERSKRIMEEVGALKREIAFNDGTKVQLNIGSWPSIATAYLPSRIARNKQQDNLSEYKIRVSYSYYDLLKNLENGSIDAALFDDRGITHSFCSSPVFTEVFLLYVNRSHPSFGARDEVTFKEIKDEAFVMLPEGCDIRMLVENEFVERGAKLQISFEIELGQSILGFIQSNLGIAILPEIFVSQAGSEVKAIPISDFNSVRQISLLTREDAVNRVLLALFQTN